Genomic DNA from Nitrosospira lacus:
GTTTCATACTGATCCGTTCATCAAACTTGAGACGTTTCGCATGGGTAAAGTAAGCCAGAAACTGTTGCCTCTTGTTACCACGGCATGACTGTTTTTTTGCATGGTTATGGTTCCAATAACTCAAGGGGTGGTCATGTTACAAGACAGGATATTTGAGAAAACACTGTTGGGCGGCATTGCGATCTCATTTCTGGCCGGCTTATTCATCACTCAAGCCGCGCCCGTTGATGCGGCGGAACCCCACGCGAAATTTAACAAAGCCGGAGAGCTCATCCGTCCCACCAAATATCGGGAGTGGGTTTTTGTGGGCTCGCCAGTCACACCGAAAGATATGAACGAGGGTAAACCTGCATTCCCGGAGTTTCACAATGTCTACATTGATCCAGCCAGCTGGGCTCACTGGAAAAAAACAGGGATATTTCGCGACGGTACCATTTTTGTTCTCGAAATGGTTAGCGTGGGTGACAAGAAGTCGGCGAGTGGAAATGGGTATTTTCAGGGAGAATTTGGCGGTATCGCGGCAGCGGTCAAAAGCAAGAGACGCTTCCCGGACACACCCAACAATTGGGCTTACTTCGGTTTTAGCGACAAACCCACCGCAGCGGCACAACCTGATGAAGCCTGCGCAGCATGTCATAAGGCTAATGCCGCGGATGATATGGTTTTCATTCAACATTATCCTGTGTTGCGCGCTGGCAAAGGCAAACCCAGGCAAAAGGCTTTTTGAACGTTAGTGTTTCTGATAGTAACAGACCCTACGTCTGAAAACTTGGCCGGACACGTTCATTCTTCCAACTGTTCAGCCAATTTGGTGATCCTTGTTGGCAAGTCCCGGGTCACATTCGCAATGTGAAAGCTCTCGGATATGGCGACCAACGGCAGGACCACAGGGGCGCAGTTAACACTCTGTCAATAAGCCGCACATTATGCAGCGTCATGTTTGACAGAGCGTCGAGTGATCGGAAGCATTTGTTTGATCAAAAGAGACGGAGTCACTGGGACGACGGTTTTCCAAGGTCCATTCTGTAGATTTTACTTATTCACCTGATATGAGTATGCAATGGCGAGACCTGTGACGGGACGTGAATTTGTGAAGGCAGCGAAGGAAAAAATCGTGGCGGCTAAAACGGTTGACGCCCTGCGTGCGGCGCAGGCCTTGCTTCTTCCGCTGGAGTTCGGACTATCGCTGGAACAGACGGCCACCGTCATTGGGCTCTCCAAGAGCCGGACAGGAAAACTACGGACGCGGTTTCAGCGTATCGAGCTGGGTGTCGAACAGGTTAAAACAAAAAAAGGGCTTCGTAATCATGCACGAATGAGCCTGGATGAAGAAATAAAATTCCTTACTCCTTTCATTATTGAGGCACAAGATACTGGCACCCTGCATATTCCACAATTAAAAGCGGAGCTTGAACGATGCGTGGGCAGATCGGTGTCGACGTCGACGGTTTATCAATTACTCAGACGCCACGGTTGGTCAAAACTTGCACAGCATCCGAGAACCGATATGGAAGTGATGCAGGCATGGAAAAGAATGAGTTCAAAAAAATAGACATCACACCAGAAAAGCATCGTCAATGAGCTGCATGTTTCCGGGACCTTCCAATTCCCTTTTGTACATTCGCTAGCTGAATCGTTATTCATGCAACTCACCTAACCGGAACCTCTTTCCGGTTTTCATCTCGCGTAATAAGAAATAGCTTTGGGTCAAATCCCAAGAAGCGGGCGGTGTTCGCCCGCATGAGAAAATCTTCCCTGTTTGCGCCGTCGCTACAATCTTCATGTATACAAAACACAGCCAATCGGTTATGCAGCTTCTTGGTAAGCCCTAAACGTATCTTGAGCGCGTTACTTTCGGAAATCCATACATTCGATAACCGCTTGACTCCATGTAGGTATGTGTTTCCTCCCCGGTAGGTTCTTCAGTACCAGCGGCAAAATCTTGCCTCTGCACATGCGTTTTCGCCAAGCAGAGAGTTCGAAACCGGGATATTCCGCTGTACAGGCGCTGTTTCACTAGGGTTTGCGTACTGAAGTTTCCCGTTGACCGCTGGATGATCGACCACTGGCTTGGTGCAAGCTGTACAAATCCACCCGACGAACGAGCTCGTCGTTAGTCCGCGCTCAGTGAAATATCCGCACTAGCCTCATCTGATTCTGGGTTAACCATAACGATGTAAAACTAAACATCACAAATAGAAAATTCGTGGATTTTAATTGATCAGCTATGTGAGTCTGATCCCTTCCGACGAAGCATGAAAATATATCGGTAACTATTTGATAAATAATATTAATAAATAACTAGCCGCCTGATTCCTTAGTATGTGTCTCTGATATGAGTAGTAACTTTACCTGCACGAATTCCCGATACTTCACAAATTCTTTACAAATACAGAACGGTTTCTTCACAGATGTAGTGATATGTTAGCGTCGTGTTTAAGGTATTCACGAAGCGCAGCAATTTAATATAGCGTTTACGGTGAAGACGGCTTGCATAAGCGGTCATGCGAAACACTATCGGATGGGGTAGCGGATGTGTTTTCGAAGGGGTTGGAGTTACCGGAGGAGCGGGCGGCCATATCTACTTATGAGTTATATAGATCAGCCGCTTATTTATCCGCACGGGCTGCAGGCGTTAAGCAAGATGACAGAACCAGGCTCCGTGGCGGTTTATTCTTTTTGTATGTAAATCTTTTTGATAGTTAAATTTTTTTAAAAAGGATGGGTATTATGAGTTCATATACTTCAGAAAAACCGCTTGTGCCATCGGACGATCACCAGTCCGGCGGGACACGGGAATCGGTTACTCCCGTGGGATCAGCAGGATTTCAGGCCAAATACGTTGCCCGCGATATCCAGGCGGGCATCATAACCGGGGCGATGGCAATTCCCCTGTCCGTCGGTATCGCCTTGATGTCCGAGTACCCAATCAAGGTTGCTCTGGCAACAGTTGCATTTGCCTGTTTCATCGGCTGGATCAATGCCTTCATCAGGCCAGGCAACTATATCGGCGCGCCCGGCGTCGCAGCGGGCCTGGCGCCGGTCCTGGCGATGGGGGTTCACAGCTTTGGCATCGAAAACATGGCGTTCGTTATTTTCCTGACATCCGCCATGCAAGCGCTGATATGGAAATATGACTGGCAGAAATATATTCTGCTGGCGGTACCGAGCTACCTCGTCGAAGGACTGCTGGCGGGGGTTGGCTTGAAGATCGCCCTCAAGTTCCTGACATTTACCTATGAGCTGCCCGCAGATCAGGAGGCGGCGGATGCCTTCTGGAACGGGGCACGCATACAAATGGCGCTCATCTCGCTGGCCGGTTTCGCGACGTTCGTGTATCTGTTCTCGAAATTCAAGGACACGAAACCCGCCATTCCTTACTTTCTCCTCATCGGGGCAAGCATCGTACTGGCGCAATTCATGCCCATGTCCATGCTGCACGTGGATGATGTGGATCTCGCCCTGGCCTTGCCGGTACCTCACTTCGACAGCGCATTGACCTGGATGTATGTGATTGGTTTTGCAGCCATGCTGGCGGTGATCGACGTGATCGAACAGGTCATGAGCAATGCCGCCATCGAGAAGATCGATCCGCTGAAACGCAAATGCAACACCAACAACAGCCTGCTGGCTATCTGGATAGCCAATATGGGTTCCAGCTTCTTTGGCGGCATGACCAATCTGGACGGCCTGGCAAAGAGCACCACCAATAAGCTGGCTGGTGCCATGACCAAGTTTTCCGTCTTCATTATCGGCATCGTGGTCACCTTCTTTGTCATGAATTCCCAGTATCTCGAGTTTCTTCCCAAGTTTTCGCTGGCGGCGATCATGATATTTTCCGGGTGGAAAATGATCATGGGGTTGTGGCACGTCGCGCATTACGGACAATATGCCATGATACTTGCCACCCTTTGCGGATTGCTGGTCTACAAGGTGGGAATTTTCGAAGGCTTGCTGATCGCCATGGCGGTACATGGCCTGGTCAATTACCTGGTTTTCAAGCAAGCTGGCAAAATACCGAGCAAGGTTATTGTCAAAAAGTATTTTGAGAAATTCTCGGCCAACGCAAATGGCGGTGCTGACTGATTGATAGTTTTCTGGAAGTGTACGGCGGGCGGAGAAGTGCCCGCCATCCAGTTTACAGATTTATTCTTTATCAAGAGGAGTTTACATGTACAAGAAAATCATGGTGGCTATCAACGATGACAAAACATCGCAAATTGCTTTGCAGGAGGCTCTGCATATTGCTACCACCGATAGCGCCAAACTATGCATCGTTCATGCTGTAGCGGAATCCTCCAGTGATGTCGACGACCATGATAACACTGGCCGGCAAAGCGGCGTAGGTCTGCTGGAGAGCGCTAAGTCCACTGCAGGTAATGCAATCTCGGTGGAAACGCGTCTATTGGCGGCAGATGGCGAATATGGTCTGAACGGTGTTTCAGAAGCCATCGCCAATGCCGTCACGGAGTGGGGAGCCGATCTGCTTGTGGTAGGAACGAAGGGTCGCCGGGGCTTGGAACGCCTGGTTATTGGTTCGGTAGCCGGGCAACTGGTGAATACCGTAGACACTTCAATTTTATTGGTTCGGGCGCACTAAAAATTCAGGGTACTGCAAAAAAATTTAATAAAGATGTGAAAAATATGTGTATAAAGTGTAAAAAACTTGTGAATTTGTGAAAAATATGTATACTTTATGTTAAGTAATTGTGAAGTTGATTTGGGTTAAATAAACAACATTTTTTAGGAGTATTTTCCATGAAAACGATCTTCTCTTTACTCTTGACTGCGGCTGTTGTGCTGCTGTGGGCTTTTCCCGTTTTGACGTCGAAGGAATTTGATGCAGGCCGGTTTGCCATAGACTTTTGCATATTTATGGGGACTTACCTAATGCTCGTGTACCCGGAGCTTTTCAGCTCCGTGGCGCGTCGCAAGAGGCAATTTACCAGCCGCGTCCCTGCATAACGGAGCAGTCTCTTCGTTTGGCGGGCAAGCGGAAGCGAATATAAAAAGCTTTTATTTGATTTATCGGGCTTTAGCTTTCAGATTAATTGTGATCGATCGCAAATCCGCTTGATCCAAGTGTTCGTTGGTTCGCATTTTTTGGAAGTTACATGAGAAATGGCGTAATTAAAGTGCTTCTGCTCGTAGGTGCAATGCTCACCGGATTTCCGGTTTTTGCGCAGGGCGGTACAGGCAAGGACACGCTCAAGATAGATGTCTCCTGTATACAGAATGCAATCGATGAACGTGATACTGCATTGGCGACTATGGTTGATACCTGGTCGTCATCTGTCAAAAGTGCGCTTGAAACACGGCGTGACTTAGAAAAGGCCAGTTGGAATATCACCAGCTATAAGGAACGACGGATCGCTCAAAGAAAGGCGTGGAGCGACTATGGCAAGGCTCTTCGTAATGCGAATACCAAAAAAAAGAAAGAGCGAGTTAGTGCGTGGAAAAAATTTGATCATGATCGCAAAGAATGTGACGGAGCTTACTCTCCTGAAATGAACACAGGGAGTACTTATGACGCAAATCTCTAGAATAAGAAAATAATTGCATAAGCCATGCAATATGAATGAATTGCCTGAGGTACAACTCTTGCAAGATTCGCCAGTTAAAAGCAGGGAAAAAATGTTAGGAAAGTACGCTGAATAATCAGTCATTGAACGCGCGATCCTTATCCTAATTGTTAAATGTTAGACGATTTATTTAAGTTTTGCATAATGCATTTTTAATTTTTTCTAACCCCTTTTATATATATATTAAATCATGTTAAAAACATCTACATCAACCAGCACATTTCTTTATTTTGCATATGGCGCAAACATGTTATCACGGAGGCTTCATACGCCGGATAGAGCGCCATCCGCTGTAGCAATAGACCTCGGGTTTGTTCAGGGGCGGAGATTCTCTTTTGGCAAGGTGAGTCGCGATGGGTCCGGCAAATCTGATCTTGAAGCAACCGGCAACCTGAAAGATCGGGCTTATGGGGTTCTTTTTAAAATAAATGTAAAAGAAAAGCCGAGCCTTGACGAGGCAGAGGGCCTCGGAATTGGATACAGCGAAGCGAATATTCAGGTCGTTACCGCAACGGGTGTCTACAATGCGTTAACGTATGTGGCGAGCTATAAAGAAAGTCCTCTCCTGCCTTATCAATGGTATAAAGCGTCTGTCATAGCGGGGGCCGTAGAACATGGTTTGCCGGCTGAGTACGTTGAATGGCTAAGAACATTTGAAGCACAACCTGATGCAAATACGAAGCGCCGTACCGAGAGGGAAGCGTTGATATTCGGTGATTTGCCGCTGCATCGCTTCCAGTTCGACATGAGTAGGCGCCAGGCAGCCGTTAACGAGGCATAGGAGTAGGCGTTTCTCATTGCCGAAACGCGTCAGCAGCGGTGCTCATGGGTAGTTGAGTACAAAGTCGTAGCACAGGGCTATTTTTCTACAGCGAAGCGATATTTAATCGTCTTTCGGGCGTAGATTCAAGCTCACGATATAGTGCCCGATAATGTGGCAAGCTTGTGATAGAAATTAAAGCGCCGTCTGCTGATTTTTCCGTCGTGCGCCGCTTCGGCGAGCGCACAGCCAGGTTCATCGGCGTGACGGCAATCATTGAATTTGCATCGTCCGATATAAGGGCGGAATTCAATAAATTCCCATGCCAAGTCCTCGCCATCAATATGGCGCAGCCCAAATTCCTGCATCCCTGGGGAATCAATAATGCAAGTACTTTCATCGAGGTGAAAGAGCCGGGCGTGGGTAGTTGTATGACGCCCGGTATCAAGTGCTATGGAAATTCCGGCGGTAGCACGTTCAGCCTCCGGAATCAGAGCGTTGATGAGAGTGGATTTGCCCATGCCGGACTGACCTACCATAACGCTAAGCTGGCCTTTGAGGTAGGGCAGAAGAGGCGCAGCGCTGGTCTTGGCGCTAATTTGCAGCAGAGGATAACCAAGTTCCCGGTAGAGGGAGAGTGAGGCAGCGGCAGTACGTGTAGGTTCGATAAGATCACCCTTGTTAAGTATAATCAATGCCCTGATACGCTGATTCTCCGCGGCTGCGAGACAACGGTTGATAAGTTCTTCGCTAAAGCTTGGGACGGCGGCCACCACGATAATCATTTGGGTGACGTTGGCGGCGATGAGTTTCTCACGGTAAGCGTCACTACGATAAAGCAGGGTACTACGTGGCAGAATAGTTTCTATCACCCCCTGTCCTGATGTGGTGAGTTTGATTTCGACTCGATCACCGCACGCTGCGCCCCCCTTTTTTCCGCGCATTACGCAGGAAAGCAATGCATGGTTCGCGGTTTTAACAAGAAAATGCCTGCCAAATGCAGCGACTATCTGTCCAGGAACTGCAGATGGGTTAGAAACGCGGCAAGTTGAGCTCAAATCTTGAATAGCGTGTCTATTTTTGCGGCACAAATGAAATCATTTTCGGACAACCCGTCGATGGCGTGTGTGGTGTATTCCACACGGCATTTATTATAGCTGACAGTAATGTCCGGATGGTGGTCTTCGCGATGCGAAATCCATGCGATGGTATTGACAAAAGCCATGGTCTGATAATAATTGTTGAAATTGTAGGTCTTTGCAATAAATTTATCGGAAAACTCCCACCCCTCAAGCTGGTCCATCAGTATGGCAATTTCCGACGGTGAAAGCGGCGGCATCCCGCCTTCACAGGGCCTGCATTGTTTGGTGGCCAGATCGTTGACAATAGTATCCATTAGGGCTCCTGGTTAGTGATTAATCAAGCCGATGCTTATGTTCAAGAAAGGGCACCTCGAAACATTAATTTGGCAACCATTTGATTGCAGGTGTCCGCTTACGTCGTTTCATCGCCACAATACATTGCTCACGCCTCCGATTTGATCAGTCTCTTTAAGTGCAAACTTGAGTTTTCGGTGCGGTGCAGGCATCAAGCAAACATCAATTATGCGCCAGGTTTTGTA
This window encodes:
- a CDS encoding cytochrome P460 family protein; this encodes MLQDRIFEKTLLGGIAISFLAGLFITQAAPVDAAEPHAKFNKAGELIRPTKYREWVFVGSPVTPKDMNEGKPAFPEFHNVYIDPASWAHWKKTGIFRDGTIFVLEMVSVGDKKSASGNGYFQGEFGGIAAAVKSKRRFPDTPNNWAYFGFSDKPTAAAQPDEACAACHKANAADDMVFIQHYPVLRAGKGKPRQKAF
- a CDS encoding winged helix-turn-helix domain-containing protein; this encodes MARPVTGREFVKAAKEKIVAAKTVDALRAAQALLLPLEFGLSLEQTATVIGLSKSRTGKLRTRFQRIELGVEQVKTKKGLRNHARMSLDEEIKFLTPFIIEAQDTGTLHIPQLKAELERCVGRSVSTSTVYQLLRRHGWSKLAQHPRTDMEVMQAWKRMSSKK
- a CDS encoding SulP family inorganic anion transporter, producing the protein MSSYTSEKPLVPSDDHQSGGTRESVTPVGSAGFQAKYVARDIQAGIITGAMAIPLSVGIALMSEYPIKVALATVAFACFIGWINAFIRPGNYIGAPGVAAGLAPVLAMGVHSFGIENMAFVIFLTSAMQALIWKYDWQKYILLAVPSYLVEGLLAGVGLKIALKFLTFTYELPADQEAADAFWNGARIQMALISLAGFATFVYLFSKFKDTKPAIPYFLLIGASIVLAQFMPMSMLHVDDVDLALALPVPHFDSALTWMYVIGFAAMLAVIDVIEQVMSNAAIEKIDPLKRKCNTNNSLLAIWIANMGSSFFGGMTNLDGLAKSTTNKLAGAMTKFSVFIIGIVVTFFVMNSQYLEFLPKFSLAAIMIFSGWKMIMGLWHVAHYGQYAMILATLCGLLVYKVGIFEGLLIAMAVHGLVNYLVFKQAGKIPSKVIVKKYFEKFSANANGGAD
- a CDS encoding universal stress protein; protein product: MYKKIMVAINDDKTSQIALQEALHIATTDSAKLCIVHAVAESSSDVDDHDNTGRQSGVGLLESAKSTAGNAISVETRLLAADGEYGLNGVSEAIANAVTEWGADLLVVGTKGRRGLERLVIGSVAGQLVNTVDTSILLVRAH
- a CDS encoding gamma-glutamylcyclotransferase, with the translated sequence MLKTSTSTSTFLYFAYGANMLSRRLHTPDRAPSAVAIDLGFVQGRRFSFGKVSRDGSGKSDLEATGNLKDRAYGVLFKINVKEKPSLDEAEGLGIGYSEANIQVVTATGVYNALTYVASYKESPLLPYQWYKASVIAGAVEHGLPAEYVEWLRTFEAQPDANTKRRTEREALIFGDLPLHRFQFDMSRRQAAVNEA
- the rsgA gene encoding ribosome small subunit-dependent GTPase A; the encoded protein is MRGKKGGAACGDRVEIKLTTSGQGVIETILPRSTLLYRSDAYREKLIAANVTQMIIVVAAVPSFSEELINRCLAAAENQRIRALIILNKGDLIEPTRTAAASLSLYRELGYPLLQISAKTSAAPLLPYLKGQLSVMVGQSGMGKSTLINALIPEAERATAGISIALDTGRHTTTHARLFHLDESTCIIDSPGMQEFGLRHIDGEDLAWEFIEFRPYIGRCKFNDCRHADEPGCALAEAAHDGKISRRRFNFYHKLATLSGTIS
- a CDS encoding 4a-hydroxytetrahydrobiopterin dehydratase, with the protein product MDTIVNDLATKQCRPCEGGMPPLSPSEIAILMDQLEGWEFSDKFIAKTYNFNNYYQTMAFVNTIAWISHREDHHPDITVSYNKCRVEYTTHAIDGLSENDFICAAKIDTLFKI